Proteins encoded together in one Onychomys torridus unplaced genomic scaffold, mOncTor1.1, whole genome shotgun sequence window:
- the LOC118576522 gene encoding LOW QUALITY PROTEIN: putative sperm motility kinase W (The sequence of the model RefSeq protein was modified relative to this genomic sequence to represent the inferred CDS: deleted 1 base in 1 codon) encodes MASPLEENILEKDFKISTSLGSGGFGEVKLACHLPTHTQVAVKVLKKKKNSLASINTEVEILQSVEHRNIVNYFHVIDTSTKTYLIMEYVSGKDLDMFLRDRNFLKEDEARPIFNQIVSGVHFLHQKRIAHRDIKLENVLIDGAGNVKLCDFGMSRELAEGQMLEEFYGTLFYLAQEILARKPYNGLVGDMWSLGVLLYVLVTGQFPYEETTFDAMYRVITTTKYPIPYHLSKPCIILIEQLLMVPNQHRITICQLQERQWLGNIKEHEALATKEIVPKVMEAMCTMGYTCEEIVSSLKHKQPNNLTATFNILKYKLSCGDSHQQNQKPCLNGNPEGTLRPLLALKRRASEPAFSTSIGDGKRQKLHHAE; translated from the exons ATGGCAAGTCCTTTGGAAGAAAACATCCTTGAAAAGGATTTCAAGATCTCAACATCTCTTGGCTCTGGTGGATTTGGGGAGGTGAAGCTTGCCTGCCACCTTCCTACACATACACAGGTGGCTGTCAAggtcctgaag aaaaaaaagaattctctggCTAGCATCAACACTGAAGTGGAGATACTTCAATCTGTGGAACACAGAAACATAGTTAATTACTTTCATGTTATTGACACAAGTACAAAAACTTATCTGATCATGGAATATGTTTCTGGAAAGGACCTGGATATGTTCCTCAGGGATAGAAACTTTCTAAAGGAGGATGAGGCTAGGCCAATATTCAACCAGATAGTTTCAGGGGTTCATTTTCTCCACCAAAAACGAATTGCCCATCGTGATATTAAATTGGAAAATGTCCTTATTGATGGAGCTGGCAATGTCAAGCTTTGTGACTTTGGTATGTCCAGAGAGCTGGCAGAGGGGCAGATGTTAGAGGAATTCTATGGCACCTTGTTCTATCTGGCTCAAGAGATTTTGGCAAGGAAACCCTACAATGGCCTGGTGGGAGATATGTGGAGCTTGGGAGTCCTCCTCTATGTACTGGTCACAGGACAATTTCCATATGAAGAAACCACCTTTGATGCAATGTACAGGGTTATCACCACCACAAAGTATCCCATTCCCTACCACTTGTCAAAGCCCTGCATCATCCTCATTGAACAATTACTCATGGTCCCCAACCAGCACAGAATAACAATATGTCAGCTCCAGGAAAGACAATGGCTGGGCAACATTAAAGAACATGAAGCACTGGCAACTAAGGAAATTGTTCCCAAGGTCATGGAGGCCATGTGCACCATGGGATATACCTGTGAGGAGATTGTATCATCTCTAAAACACAAGCAACCAAATAACTTAACAGCAACCTTCAATATCCTCAAATACAAACTGAGCTGTGGGGACAGCCATCAGCAGAATCAGAAGCCCTGCTTAAATGGAAACCCTGAAGGTACTCTTCGGCCCCTTCTCGCCTTGAAGAGGAGAGCAAGTGAACCAGCCTTTTCAACAAGCATAGGAGATGGGAAGAGACAGAAGTTACACCATGCTGAATAG